The following is a genomic window from Sebaldella sp. S0638.
ATTTCGGACACCTGCCTTCTCTCAATTAGTTTACACAATCAAGATTTTTGTGTCCACTTTTTCATACTAACACCACTGTTAAAGTTACATAGTATCAGGAACAGGCATATTATTTTTCAGGCCAGATTTTTACATCCTTTTCCAAAAGCCACTTATGCTCTTCTTCATCTATTCTTTCAGTCCACGGATTCCCGTCAAAATGTCTTATCATCCAGCAGTAAAACATGGCATAACCCGGTGCTGTCGTCTGTGGATGCACCTGACCGCCGTCTATTGTAAGAAAACTGTTATTTTTTATTTTATAAGCTTCTTCTCCTACAAGACACAGCCCGAATCCCTGCGGCTTATTAAATTTATAAAAATAAACTTCAGGCTGCGGGTGATGATGCGGCGGATAGCTTGACCATTTTCCCGGATAATTTATTACTTCTCCTAAAACCATATTGGAATACGGCGCATTATTATAGTCAAATACAGTTCTTACTACTCTTCTTGCAGTACCTCCCCATACACCGTCGCCGAAAATCTCGCTCTTAGTGTCGTCTTTGCTGTACAGTTTCGAATCAAAAGTTCCGTTATTTTCAGTTTTCTGCACCAGAACCTCACTGTCTTCCAAAACTTTCATTTCCACAGCCACACCCTTTGGTACATGAAGACATACAGGATTTTCATCAAACATGCATCCTCTTTCAAGCACAGCATTTTTTCCTTCCCACGAAAGCTCTATCTTTCCTGTAAGAAGAAGAACCGCTGTTTCTTTGTTTTCACTGAAAAATTTCTTATCTTCACCTTTTGTTACATTGAAAACACTTATATCCATAAGCATGTCATTATGCTTTTCCCCAACTTTAGTAAGTACATTTTCCCCTTTTTGTAACCCGTCTAAATAATTTATCATTTTTTCCTCCTCGTAATCTGCGTATCCGATATCAAACAAAGAAGTTTCTTCATTCACAGCTTAGCCTCTTGCTACCATTTCCCCGTATTCTTCTTTTGCCTTTCTGATAAATTCCTTTATACTGTCAGCTGTAGGCATATCTTCCGAACAGCTGTGGCTAGCTACAAGC
Proteins encoded in this region:
- a CDS encoding 5-deoxy-glucuronate isomerase — encoded protein: MINYLDGLQKGENVLTKVGEKHNDMLMDISVFNVTKGEDKKFFSENKETAVLLLTGKIELSWEGKNAVLERGCMFDENPVCLHVPKGVAVEMKVLEDSEVLVQKTENNGTFDSKLYSKDDTKSEIFGDGVWGGTARRVVRTVFDYNNAPYSNMVLGEVINYPGKWSSYPPHHHPQPEVYFYKFNKPQGFGLCLVGEEAYKIKNNSFLTIDGGQVHPQTTAPGYAMFYCWMIRHFDGNPWTERIDEEEHKWLLEKDVKIWPEK